In Streptomyces sp. NBC_00569, a single genomic region encodes these proteins:
- a CDS encoding zinc-ribbon domain-containing protein, which produces MIIFGTRGYLYQLAMLTFVCGNCGNPAAHALRKYVTKFTLFFVPLFPISTKYRSQCTFCGIEHQLAKEQAEALLAQAAAPAGYPAQGQQQPGQPLGQNPYQQ; this is translated from the coding sequence ATGATCATTTTCGGTACTCGGGGATATCTGTACCAGCTCGCGATGCTCACGTTCGTCTGTGGCAACTGCGGCAATCCCGCGGCGCACGCGCTGCGCAAGTACGTCACGAAGTTCACGCTGTTCTTCGTGCCGCTGTTCCCCATCTCCACCAAGTACCGCTCGCAGTGCACGTTCTGCGGGATCGAGCACCAGCTCGCCAAGGAGCAGGCGGAGGCGCTGCTCGCGCAGGCCGCCGCCCCCGCCGGTTACCCGGCGCAGGGTCAGCAGCAGCCGGGCCAGCCGCTCGGCCA
- a CDS encoding phenylacetate--CoA ligase family protein produces MFDTGIRQFRMALAMVLGRPIDVRSAERLVEDALATIAEFGAPGEDVEQLLRGAAADPQLRADLTDKALRRTARRLADKSPFYAEHFEAAGVDPATLTIGTMGRVPVTTKTDLVKRSRDFLCGEPFLASRTTGTTGRPAEVWYSRYEERLWPALVALSQVLRGNVRTTDLVQFNISSRATGTAYAEMQVARMAGAAIRMVGLVPPAETLDLTVGTDAPAPTLMVTYPSYLGQLVILARERGLGPADFRLRRINVGSEVLSPALASAAEETFGAPVHDGYGMTEVTPVAGAICAQRHLHIDAGIGLVEVCDLETGEPAGPGALGTIVATPFYPYRECMPLFRYDTRDLVRRLPDAPLTCEMANVPATSHILGKADHVLSTRSGAVMPRDLIEVLDALPGARWPMRYRTDVTDGRLRIELAAACAADNGPADIAGRLAAAGIDATVALTDAGGHQLRRYRCDLVEHSFAGRAS; encoded by the coding sequence ATGTTCGACACGGGGATCCGGCAGTTCCGAATGGCGCTCGCGATGGTGCTCGGCCGCCCCATCGACGTACGGTCCGCCGAGCGGCTGGTGGAGGACGCCCTGGCGACGATCGCCGAGTTCGGCGCGCCGGGAGAGGATGTCGAGCAACTCCTGCGGGGCGCGGCCGCCGACCCGCAACTGCGCGCCGACCTGACGGACAAGGCCCTGCGCCGCACCGCCAGGCGCCTGGCCGACAAGTCACCTTTCTACGCAGAGCACTTCGAGGCCGCGGGCGTCGACCCCGCCACGCTGACCATCGGCACCATGGGCCGCGTCCCCGTCACCACGAAGACGGACCTCGTCAAGCGGTCCCGTGACTTCCTGTGCGGTGAGCCGTTCCTCGCCTCGCGCACCACCGGCACGACGGGCCGCCCCGCCGAGGTCTGGTACTCCCGTTACGAGGAGCGGCTGTGGCCCGCTCTGGTGGCTCTCTCGCAGGTCCTGCGCGGCAACGTACGCACCACGGACCTCGTCCAGTTCAACATCAGCTCCCGCGCCACTGGCACCGCGTACGCGGAGATGCAGGTGGCCCGCATGGCCGGGGCCGCGATCCGCATGGTCGGCCTGGTGCCCCCTGCCGAGACCCTCGACCTCACCGTCGGCACCGACGCCCCCGCTCCGACCCTGATGGTCACCTACCCGAGCTACCTGGGCCAGTTGGTCATCCTCGCGCGTGAACGGGGCCTCGGGCCCGCCGACTTCCGGCTGCGGCGCATCAACGTGGGAAGCGAAGTCCTGTCGCCCGCCCTTGCCTCGGCCGCCGAGGAGACCTTCGGCGCCCCGGTGCACGACGGCTACGGCATGACCGAGGTGACTCCGGTCGCCGGCGCGATCTGCGCGCAGCGGCATCTGCACATCGACGCCGGGATCGGTCTGGTCGAGGTGTGTGACCTGGAGACCGGGGAACCGGCCGGGCCCGGCGCGCTCGGCACCATCGTCGCCACCCCGTTCTACCCCTACCGGGAGTGCATGCCGCTCTTCCGCTACGACACCCGCGATCTCGTGCGGCGCCTGCCCGACGCGCCCCTCACCTGCGAGATGGCGAACGTCCCGGCCACCTCGCACATCCTCGGCAAGGCCGACCATGTGCTGAGCACCCGCTCCGGGGCCGTGATGCCGCGCGACCTCATCGAGGTCCTCGACGCGCTGCCGGGCGCGCGGTGGCCCATGCGCTACCGGACCGACGTCACCGACGGCCGGCTACGGATCGAACTCGCCGCCGCGTGCGCCGCGGACAACGGTCCGGCCGACATCGCCGGCC